The nucleotide sequence TTTCAACACTATCAATTAAATTAGTTAAGACTGGCATAAAAGTGTCATATTTGTTTTCCATTTGTTGAATCAGCTCTATATCTTTGTTATCCATTTGAGAATCCTCTCTTTTTTAGCAATTATCTCAAAAAGCAATTTTTAATGCAATCATTAGTATTTAATAAAGACCCGAATTGCTAGTTGATTATTTATATTAGGATTAATTGCTACAATCATTTCGATACAGAAAAGAAAAAATGTAAGGATACAGTCACTATTATGGCAATTCCCTCTATTAATTATTTCTGTATTCAGTATTTTTTATGGGCAAGATATTTTTAGTAAAATATGGGAATGCTTATTAGTAATAGCCTTGATTGTAAGTATATATAATGAGTTACGAAGAATAAAAAAATAGACTATATTTTTCAAACTAGAAAGACAAAAAGCACCTTTTGAAAGGCGCTTTTCTAATTCAACCTTTTTCATAAATAATAAGTTCAGTACACTCCCCTTGTTTTAAATAGATTTTTGTTTTAACGCAATTTGAAGTCCAGTTGAAACTCGTGCATATCCGATATTCATTTTTTTCCTTCATTTTAATTTATTGTATCATAACTTAGAAATGTGTATATAAATGAACAAAGAATAAATTACGGGTTTATGAACAATAAAAGTAAATGATTTTAATAATCTTAATAAGAAAAGAAGAGTGTTCAGAAAATGACCATTTTCTGAACACAATATAAAAAAAGAAAAACAATTATTAACGCTTTTCTTTTTTATGTCTAATTATTTGATAATAGTCCATACGTTTGTTACTCTAAAAACTAGACTTAACGTCAATCATTAGTGTAAGATTTTATTATTATTAAAATACCAGGAGATAAACATGAGGAATAATGTTGAGAAGAAAAAAATAAAAAAACAAAACGTGATGCAGAAATATGATTTGATAACTAAAGAACCTATTTTTCAAAAATTTAAAACAAATAACAAACAACTTTATAAACAAAATATTGATTTAAGAAATGCTGTTTTGAGAAAACCACTAAAAAAGTTAATTACATCAGATGAAATGATGGTTGAGCAAAACAATCAGTTTTACGGTATTACGATTAATGATACTTTAGTCGCAACATTTTCAAGTTATCCAAAAGATTCTGATATGGTTCGATTAGTATCCTTTGCTGTTGATGCTCAACATCAACAACAGGGACTGGGATCGCGTTTGTTAAGCTGGGCAATTGATGATTTTCGTAAGCAAGGATATTATCGAGTGAGCTTGTCAGCACGGGCTTCGGCTCACAATTTTTATTTGAAACAAGGATTTAAAGATACTAGAGAACCACAAATAAATCACTATCTGAATGTAGTAGACTTTGAAATGCAGTATATTATTCCAACACGGAACTAAAATGTGAGGACATAAATTTTAACTAATTAAAGCAAATCTACCAATATTGTTAAAAGTGATTTAATTAGTTAGTTCTATTCACGGATAATCTACATGGTTCTGTTGCAAAGTTTTCCAAAAAATCTATTTTAGTTCAAATTGAAGAAAAAATACAGATAGCTGAGATAGATAAGTTATCTTAAAACTACAAATTCTGTTATATTTCAAAAAGAAAAGCATTTATATAAATGCTTTATTTTTTATAAATTTGTAAAAAACAGCCCCTATAATTATATATTTTAAGTATAAGGGCTGTTTTTGCTTAATTTCTTAGGGGTTATTATCTAATTATAGACCCTATATCGAGTTAAAATTATTTCAATGTCCAATTTTTTTATATTTTATCTTTTGGATCACATAGAAGATACTTCCAATAATGAGGGATAGTATTATCCATCCGAGTAATATTGTAATTAAAAAGATAAAAATAGCGAGTGCTCGATTGTCCAAATCTAAAAAACTCGATTTAAGGTCTTGAAAAGTACTTTGATTAAAAATTACTTTTATTAGTACATTTAGAGTCATAATCCCTAATAGAAAAAAACTCGTTTGTTTAATACATCTAGTAAAATTTGGTTGTTCTTGTTTCATAAGAAATCTCCCTTGCTTATACAAACATTTTTTGTAGAAATCCTTTTTTCTGCTCTTTGAGAAGATCTAGCTTACACTGATGAAGAGCGATAGTGTTATCCAGCTGCTTGAAAAATGAACCGATTTTATTCTGTTCTTCAAGTTTAGGAGTTAGAAAATTCATCATAGAAAAGTCTTTTCCTGTAATTTGATTGATAGTGGCTCCCAAACTTTTATGAACTTCTTTTTGAAAATTATTAGTACTCAATAATGCATTAATATAATCCCCATTTTCTCCTCGAAAAGCGGACATAAATGCTCCGATTACCGTATGAGGCATTTCTTTGGTAACAATAGCGTGTTTCCCAATTAGAGATCTACTTCCATTTCGTACAACTACAATAACATCACCAACTTTTACATTATTTGAATTGACGACATCAGGATTGACATAGACATTGTCAGCATCAATAAGTTGATCGTTTTTTACATTCGATGACCGTAAAACGAATGTGCCTTTATCTTGTACATCAGTTGGACTATATGTTAATCCGGAATAGCTATAAGTTACATCGGTTAACTTACGCTCTTCCCAATCATCCGTAAATCCCGGAAACCTTAATTCTGGAACTTTCTTTTTAACTGAATCATCTATTTTCGCCATAGTCCCCACCATTTTCTTGGTTTTTCTTGTTCTTCTATCCTTTTTTGATCTTTGATTTGTTCCTGCAAATTTTCCAACTTCTCTTTAAGAGCGTTCACTTCATCTTTATATTGATTGTCTAAGTGTTTGCATTCTGTTTCCTCTGGGGGCATTTTAAGGGCTTTTAAGTCATTGATTTCTGCTTTGTATTCTTCCAGTAATTTTTTATCTTGTAAGGCTAAACGCTGTTGCTGGTCT is from Lactococcus lactis and encodes:
- a CDS encoding restriction endonuclease subunit S — its product is MVGTMAKIDDSVKKKVPELRFPGFTDDWEERKLTDVTYSYSGLTYSPTDVQDKGTFVLRSSNVKNDQLIDADNVYVNPDVVNSNNVKVGDVIVVVRNGSRSLIGKHAIVTKEMPHTVIGAFMSAFRGENGDYINALLSTNNFQKEVHKSLGATINQITGKDFSMMNFLTPKLEEQNKIGSFFKQLDNTIALHQCKLDLLKEQKKGFLQKMFV
- a CDS encoding GNAT family N-acetyltransferase; the encoded protein is MRNNVEKKKIKKQNVMQKYDLITKEPIFQKFKTNNKQLYKQNIDLRNAVLRKPLKKLITSDEMMVEQNNQFYGITINDTLVATFSSYPKDSDMVRLVSFAVDAQHQQQGLGSRLLSWAIDDFRKQGYYRVSLSARASAHNFYLKQGFKDTREPQINHYLNVVDFEMQYIIPTRN